The Canis lupus dingo isolate Sandy chromosome 7, ASM325472v2, whole genome shotgun sequence DNA window GGTCAGGGCCAGTCCTGAGATTCTGCCCTGCAGCTCTCGCCAGTGACGCCCTCAGAGTCCCTGCCACGGCCTCGCAGGCCACTGCCCacccagcagcagccacagccatCACAGAAGCTGGGGCGCATCCGTGAGGACGAGGGGGCAGTGGCATCATCAGCAGTCAAGGAGCCACCTGAGGCTACGGCTACACCTGAGCCACTCTCAGATGAGGACCTACCACTGGATCCTGACCTGTACCAGGACTTCTGTGCAGGGGCCTTTGATGACCATGGCCTGGTGAGCAGCCAGAGCGTTCCATGGTGGAAGGGTGGAGGTCACAGAAGCAGAGTTTCCGTGGTGAGGAGAGCTGGAAGATAAGGCGGAGTATGGAAGGCTGATCTGGGAACTGAGTGGGTGGGGTGGTCATGGGCGGGCAGGTGGGTCAGCATGTGCCTCACTTGCAGCCCTGGATGAGCGACACAGAGGAGTCTCCATTCCTGGACCCTGCCCTACGGAAGAGAGCAGTGAAAGTGAAGCACGTAAAGCGTCGGGAGAAGAAATCCGAGAAGAAGGTGATGGAGAGGGTGAAATGGGTGTGagaaggcagagggcagggaaggtAGGGAGAGGCAAAGATCAGGAGCTGGGTGGGGCAAGAGCCAgaagtggcggggggggggcagcgggacACAGGGAACTGGGGCTGACTTTAACTCCACCCTAACCTGACCTGACTGCTTCGTCCCTTAGAAGGAAGAGAGATATAAGCGGCATCggcagaaacagaagcacaaGGACAAATGGAAACACCCAGAGCGCGCCGACGCTAAGGATCCTGCATCACTACCGCAGTGCCTGGGACCTGGCTGTGTGCGCCCTGCCCAGCCCGGCTCCAAGTATTGCTCAGATGACTGTGGCATGAAGCTGGCAGCCAAGTGAGTCATTCCTGGAGAGCGCAAGGGAGTCAGGGAGTACAGGGCAGGGCATGGCTAGAGCCTTCTGTGTGTCTTCTCATCAGCTACCTGCCTGCTGCTCAGTCCGTGGTGCACCCGTCTATCTGTCCCTCATCTGCTTGTCTACCATCCAGTCACTTACTTATTCTTTGGCCGTTTGGTCACCCATCTCTTCTGCCGTTCTTGGATCACCCCACTTGTCTTGTTCCTTGCCACTTTCCCTGCCTGCACCTaaccccctgcctccctgcagccGCATCTACGAGATCCTCCCCCAGCGCATCCAGCAGTGGCAGCAGAGTCCCTGCATTGCTGAGGAGCACGGGAAGAAGCTGCTCGAACGTATTCGCCGTGAGCAGCAGAGTGCCCGTACCCGCCTTCAGGAGATGGAGCGCCGATTCCATGAACTTGAGGCCATCATTCTTCGTGCCAAGCAGCAGGCTGTCCGTGAGGATGAGGAGGTGAGTGAGCACAGGCCCAGCGGCCCTGGACCCAGTACCCGGTCCTGCCTGGCTTCATTGTTCCTTCCACTCCACACAGAGCAATGAGGGTGACAGTGATGACACGGACCTGCAGATCTTCTGCGTCTCCTGCGGGCACCCTATCAACCCACGTGTTGCCTTGCGCCACATGGAGCGCTGCTATGCCAAGGTCAGGGTGTCACCCTGAGGGGGACTGTCATTGGGTCGTGGGGGAACAGATGGGTTGTCTGGGGGTTGTCTCGGGAGGGCATGCAGCACACATCCACAGTGCCCTCCGTTTGTGCTCATCCCTCTAGTATGAGAGCCAGACGTCCTTTGGGTCCATGTACCCCACACGCATTGAGGGGTGAGTGTGGGCGCTACGTGGAGTTAGAGCAGGGAGGTTAAGGCTGGGGTCAGAAGTGGCATGTTGGGGCAGAATGGGCCTGGGCAAGAACAGATGGGTCCCCCGCCTTTCTCCCCACTACCTTCTATCTTCTAAACCTCCAGAGCTACACGACTCTTCTGTGATGTCTACAACCCTCAGAGCAAGACATACTGTAAACGGCTCCAGGTGCTGTGCCCCGAGCACTCCCGGGACCCCAAAGTAAGGTTTGCTCTCAGTTCCTCCCATTctgtcctttcttcctcctccctgcctcccttcctcctcccttgtgtcctcccctctcctccttccttccttttccctactTGACCCCTTCCGTAACTCTCACTTTGCTTGCCTTATCACTGCTCgttcctctcctttttcctctcatCATCTCgtttctccttttccattcctCTGTACTCCCTGAACTCTCTTcgttccttcctaccttcctccacccccattcATCCCTGACCCCCGATTTCCTTGCAGGTGCCAGCTGATGAGGTATGTGGGTGCCCTCTTGTACGTGATGTCTTTGAGCTCACGGGTGACTTCTGCCGCCTGCCCAAACGCCAGTGTAACCGCCATTACTGCTGGGAGAAGTTGCGGCGTGCTGAAGTGGACCTGGAGCGTGTGCGCGTGGTAGGTGTCCATGCTGAATGAGGCTGGAGTTCAGGTGGAGCTTCCGGAGCTCCTTCTCATGGCTCTTTTCTACTCCCCTCTCAGTGGTACAAGCTGGATGAGCTGTTTGAGCAGGAACGCAACGTTCGCACAGCCATGACTAACCGGGCAGGATTACTGGCCCTGATGCTGCACCAAACGATCCAGCATGACCCGCTCACTACCGACCTGCGCTCCAGTGCTGACCGCTGAGCCTCACTGGCCCAGAAGTCCTCACGCCCTGCATTCCAGGCCCGGGAGCTGCCCCGAATTCCCTGTTTGTCTGTTCTGCCATTCATCTGTTTCTCCAATGGTCCCTGAGTTTCTCCCTGTGCCCATCCACCATTTGACTACCCAGATGCCGTTATCAGAGGGTCTCAGGATTTTCTTCTGTCCttgtctgtccctctgtctctccattcTCTGTGCCTGGGTGGGACTGTGGAGTTTGCTCACTGTTGCCTCACCTCTCCCTggttttgttaataaaattttgaagaaccAACAGAGATTACTACTGGTTTCCACTTTATCCAGCTGCATCTGCACTCCCAAACCCCCTGGGTGAAAGGGCTGAGGCACACCTGTATTCAGGAGGAGTTGCAGTATAGAGCTTCGAGTATGCAGTTGGCAACCACCCTCTGCTCTGCAGGAGCTCCCTTGGGCAGCGGACTATGACTTATTAAGGGAGAGCCCAATGACGTACATCCTCAGCATTTCATCTTGAAACAACGGGTATACAGTTGGCGCTATTTCATTATGTGGCTGATTTCCCCCGTGACACCCCCGTGTCAGCATCGACATCCTCCAGATTAGACACGTATTCGCTGACGGCCACAAGGTCTCTCGTTGCCCCACAAACCCCTTTCCGGGCACGTGTGTAACAGAAGTCCGAGAGCCCCCTCCGCCCGGTCGCGGGGCCCAGCGGGGCCCACAGCGCAGCCTCTCTAGGGCGCGCACGCCCTTCTCGGTGGCACGGCCCTTCTGTTTACCTGCAGCGCGGCACCGCCCCCTTCGCCCGTTCTCGcggagggagggagctggggtcGGCTTGCGGTGCGCTCCTCCCCGCGCGCTCCTGCAACTGCTCGCGGGGCGGAGAGGACGGGACACACGAGTCCTGGGGGAGATGTTTCAGGGGCCCGCACAGCACAGCGAGATGGGAGCGAGATGGGGGCGAGAGATGAGAGGAGACCTCCGGCGCCCCCCCTCCAACTACCCCGGGTGGAGACGGCCAAAGAGCGTagcgccccctcctcctccacgcCCCCTTCGGTTGGGAGAGCGCAGGCGCAAGCCAAGTGGGCGGAGTGGGGAGAAAGTGCCGGTTGGCGGAGCGAGGCGCCGGGGGCTGAACGACtccgggtggggaggggagaagagggggcgGTGCAGCTGAGGCCGGCTGTCAGGGCGCAGGCGCAGTAGGGCCCGGGCCAGAGGCGCGCGCCGCCGTGAGACTAAGCGCGCAGGCGTGGGGCCCTCCCCACTAAGGGCAAGCGCGGGAGGGGCATTAGCGCGCAGGCGTCGTCTGGGGGGCGGGGCCCTAGAGGCGGGCAGCGGGTTTCCGGTTCCGGGAGCAACGAACGGCCGCGGCAGCGACAGCTACCGCTTCAGAGGAAGCGTCTGCGGAGGAGGAAGACGAGCAGGGCAAGGCGGGAGTCACAGGCGGGACCCTCGGCATGGGTCAAAGGACCTAGAGCGGCGGAAGCTACCGGCCCGGTGCCAAGCTGGTGAGACAGTTGTGGGGGTGGAAGTGGAGAGCGCTCAGGCGTCGGGGAGGGAAGCATTGAGGCTCCGAACGCTGACGGAGAGGAATGAAGGGCCCTCAGGCCGATGAGTGGGAGGAATGGCGGCGTGGGAATACTGACGGGGAGGAACGGGGAGGTTTTGGCTGAGGACGAGGAGGAATGGGGCTCAGTGTGCCGGTAGGTGGACGTGTCGGGAGTCTGGACGAGGACGGAGAGGAGCGGAGAAGGATCCGAACGCCGAGGGGCGATCTCGGTGCCTTCGGGGTTAAGGAGTGAGAAGTGGGGGTTTAGAACgctgagagggagacagaggggccCTCAGGTTGGTGACGGGAAAAAACAGGGGCACTCGGATGCCGAAGAGGAGCGACGGGGGCTcagatggaggaggagaaggaatagGGGTTCTGAAGGCCGAGGTGGGGATGGCACGATCCTGGGACACGAACAGGGAGGATTGGGGGGTGGCTTcagagggctgggggggggaATCAGGGTCTCTGAGAGTGTCAGCGGACGGGAGAGCAAGGGACACCGACGGGGAGGAGTGAAGAAACTGCTGAAGACGAGATGAATAAGGTCTGGGGATGGAGGTCGGTGAAGACTTGTGGCTCAAGACGCTTACAGGCAAAAGGAGGAGGCGGCGTTCAGGCTGAGGAACAGGAGGAATGGGCCTGTCCTCTCGGGCAGAGGACACAGGAACCTGAGGCAGTGGCATGACAAGAGGACatcagaaagggaaggagggaaggaatgggAGAGCTACAGGACTGAGAGGAGTTGGGCACTCCTGGGCCAACCAGGGGAGTGAATGCGAGGTTAGGGCACCGAGGGACAGTCCTGGGACCTTGGCTGAGGATGAGCGGGATGGGGCCTCTCGGACTGATAATGGGGAGTATGGATGGTTCAGGGTGAACCCTCAGGGGAGGTGTCAACACCAGTAGGTCAAAGACCATGTCTCTTGAGACGAATGACAGGTTCCTAGGttggcagaggggagaagggatgGGGTCTCAGGCTGAAGATGAGGAAGAGGTGGGGATCAGGACATGGAGTAAGGAATGAGGAGCTTTGGGTTGAGGATACGGCCTGTTAAGTTAAAAGTGGGGCTGCCAGGTCCGGAAGGGGAGGAACGACTAGCCTCTGGGCCCAGCACACGGAAGAATGAGGTGGGACGGGGGATTTTCTCTACTGTATTGACGGGTTGCCTGTGGTAGGGACCCGGCGTGGGATGGGCATTAGTAAATAGCAGCTGTTGGTGTGGCTAGAGCACAGCATGTTCTCTCctagagcctcagttttctccacCGTGCCCTCCCTGTTGCAGGCCGCTGCTCCTTCCCATGGCCCCCATGGCTGAGGACTGGCTGGATTGCCCAGCCTTGGGCCCTGGCTGGAAGCGCCGTGAGGTCTTTCGAAAATCAGGTGCCACCTGTGGACGCTCAGACACCTATTACCAGAGGTACTGGGTGGGTTGTGGACGGTCATAGGTAGGGCTGAACCCGCTTAGGCAGGGTGAAATAGGGTGAAATTAGGTGTGGTTAATTTTGTGGGTGGGTTAAAATTACACATGTATAGTCAATTCTTATTTGTAGATTCCATGTTTGCAAATTTGCCTACTCACTAAAATTTGTGCCCTTAAAGCCCATATTTCCTGTACTTCACAGTCTTTCACAGACCTGCACAGAACAGCAAAAAATCTAAGTAGCCTAAAACACGCATTCGCAGCTGAGGTGCTGCAGTGCTGTCTAGTGTTCTTAGTGCAAGAAGTCTGTGATGGactttaaggagaaaaatgtgaTGTGCTACGAGGAGAAAGTACACATTAAATAAATTTCAGGCGTGAATTGTAGTACTATTAGGTGTGACtacaatgttaatgaatcaaagATGTGGTacatctagaaaaagaaagggaaattttcTAATTTGTCCGATTTCCAGTTTCTGGAAAGTGCTAAAGTAACTTGTATAATACATAATGGAGCTAAGGAAAAGGTGGGCTAAACTTGAAGATCCATAAGGCAATGACCAGTAACAGTGTAGTGGACAGTGTGAGAGGCTTAAGGCCAATGACGTTGACGATTGTGTTACCCCTGGTtaggaaaatgttaaatttatctCAGCTAGTGCTGACTGGCTCACACATTTCAACAGGTGAGATTGTGAAAAAACTTTAAATTGGCTTACAAGGTAGGTTCTGGAGATTGAGAATTTGCAGacgaattttaaaaataataagtgttatATGGGAAAAGTGTCACATAGAAGAATAGGTTTTCAATAACTGATGAGACTGTACCTTATTTTACAAGTACCTTGGTAAAAGTACCTATATAACAGTACTCCAAAGCTGGCTTTAAATCATTCGAAGGCCATACATAAGACAAGGTTACACAGAATCAGTTGACAGAAAATCAGTTGAAAGAAATGTCACCTGAGGCTCTCAGGAATCTAAACTGTAGTTTCACTAGGAGCCAAGATTCTATATTCACTAATTCACGTGTGCAACGTgactttataaaacatttcatgaATGAGAATCGGCTATAAATATGTGAACATACGTATTTATAAGAGATTTATATATAAGGATCTAagtgttttgggatccctgggtggcgcagtggtttggtgcctgcctttggcccagggcgcgatcctggagacccgggatcgaatcccacgtcgggctcctggtgcatggagcctgcttctccctctgcctgtgtctctgcctctctctctctctctgtgtgactatcattaaaaaaaaaaaaaaaaaaaaaggatctaagTGTTTTACGAAATGCTAATGATACAGTTACTGAATTTTTTGTACTCTTCCTGAACTTTTTTTGTATCTGAGGTGCTGTTTTCCTGGAGAAATAtagtaaaatcataaatataattgTTTGTTCATACTTAATTGTGTGTTTATTCACATATTCACAACTTGTATGAAACTGTcaaaatttgggatgcctgggtggctcatggttgagcatcgGTCTTCGGCTCAGAGCATCATCTCGGGGTCCCAAGGTCCTGCattggcctccccacagggagcctgcttctccctcggcccgtgtccctgcctctctctctgtgtttctcatgaataaataaataaaatcttaaaataaaaaagaaacttgtcaAAAATTTATACAGGCATCAAAACCCATAAAAGATTGGAGGTTTTATCCTAATTAGGGCAAGATAACAAGTATGTCACAGTTTTGTGGATGCTGGTAGGATATATGAGACTCTTGGGTCAGAGATGAAAGATAGTCTATTACTCACAGGACAGCAGTACCCAGAATGTCATTTTTTTGTGTCAGTTTCCCAAACTCCAGTTCCCATAGCGTGATGTGAAGAGGGCTAAGTAGCATCTGCCCATGCATTGGACTGTAGGACAGGAACCCTGAGTTTAAGGAAATCAGTCTTTTAGAATGTTGGGATAGTAAAGATGCCTTCCCTTTGCTCTGGAAGGAGAACGTATCTTTTATCTTCCAAGGCTGTTTGCTGTACAAACATCCTTGAGAAGATAGTTCATAACAAAGGACTATTAGTGTTTCTCTTGCAAGATATGCAAAAATGCTAGAGACCTGTGGAGTATTCTCTCTCAATACTGGTTGTCCCTACTTTGTTTTTATGTAGTTGGCATTTGTTGCTCAAGCAtgtatttgtttgtatatttacatgctcatttatttgtgtatatacttttaaacagtggtttcttttttgcttttataacaCTAACACTTTTATACATAACTTAGCAGGTTGGTATTTTTATCTGTAGTTACTCTTGTTCGTGTAGAATATAATTAGCATACTTTATAAGCATCTGTTGGCGTTTGCATTGTTTATTTATGTTTGCATACGTGCTGctatttatacacattttatatttctgctgTGCAGGTGTAGTGGGGGTAAGACCTGGTCAGGGCTTACAGGCTAATCCCAAGCTGCCTCCTGTATCCCTTGCCAGCCTTGCAGGCCTTTTACCAGCCCAGTGGGAGGGTTGTGTGGGTGGAGTGGCCATGGCTCCACCTGGGTACCAATCCATCCTGGCCCATCCCCAGCCCCACAGGAGACAGGATCCGAAGCAAAGTTGAGCTGACCCGATACCTGGGCCCTGCGTGTGACCTCACCCTCTTCGACTTCAAACAAGGCATTCTGTGCTATCCAGCCCCTAAGGTACTACACAATGTGGGGTACCCAGATAGAGGTGACTGAGCACCCAACACCCACCCACTGATGTCTTCCTTCTTTCCGTCTCATCTGCAGGCCCCGTCCTTAGATGTCCCTGGCAGGAAGCGGAAGAAGCCTTCACGGCCAGCCAAGACTCAGAAACGTCAGGTTGGACCCCAGAAGGGTGAAGTCAGGAAGGAGGCCCCAGGAGATGAGACCAAGGCTGTTGCTGACACAGCTCTAGCTTCACTCCCTGCACCTGGGTGAGTGTTGGCCCAAAGTGAGCCAAGAGGGTGAGGATTGTGTTTGGGGGTGCACTTAGAGCCCCACACCCATGTTTCCCATTCCAGGTGCTGTGAAAACTGTGGAATCAGCTTCTCAGGAGATGGTACCCGAAGACAGCGGCTCAAGACGTTATGCAAGGACTGCCGAGGTGAGTggccccctgggccctgggagacAGGAGTGGAGCAGGCCTGATGTCAGGCTAGGACACCACGGTCAGGCTGGAGGTTGAATGGTGGGTGTCAGAGCAGCAGCACTTGGGGAAGTTAGATATCTGATACTCCTtgtctacttttcttctttcctttccagcgCAGAGAATTGCTTTCAATAGGGAGCAAAGGATGTTTAAGGTAAGCACAACCTGCCTCCTCTTCACAAGTGTGTGTTGGAGCAGGATGTGACGAGGGCTTGTGGAGGATCTGAAGGAATGGCTATGAGGCCTCAGGGTGTCAGAGTCATTTTGTAGGAAGCTAGTTATGGTCAGCAGATAGTAGTGGTTAGTGAAGTGTCAGTAGATTCAGTGATGAAGTTAATAGGGCACAGGTAGACATTGGAGTTGGCCTCTGATGGCAGCTAATCAGTTGCCAGATACAGTGGTGAGGCAAGCGTTGGACTACTAGATGTGGCAGTGGGAGTTAATAACAGACATGTAAGGGACAGGACACCTAGAGCTACTCTGTCTGGGCCTGTgacctcgccccccccccccccccccccattcctggCAGCGTGTGGGCTGCGGGGAGTGTGCGGCCTGCCAGGTAACCGAGGACTGTGGGGCCTGCTCCACCTGCCTTCTGCAGCTGCCCCATGAGGTGGCCTCGGGGCTGTTCTGCAAATGTGAGCGGAGACGGTGCCTCAGGATTGTGGAAAGGGTGAGTTGGGCAGGTGGGGTGAGCCCGAGGCTCAGCCTGTCCCCTGGGTCTCATGGCTCTGGCCCCACACATCATGCCTCTGCCACCCACCAACAGAGCCGAGGGTGTGGAGTGTGCCGGGGCTGTCAGACACGAGAGGACTGTGGCCATTGTCGAGTCTGCCTTCGCCCTCCCCGCCCTGGTCTCAGGCGCCAGTGGAGGTGCGTCCAGCGGCGCTGCTTACGGGTGAGTTAGGCTGGAGGGGCCAGTGCTGGTACGGCAGGGCTGAGGCAGGACTCATTTTGCTATTaaagttgctgctgctgctgctgctgctgcttcctcccAACCTTGCCCACctcatgtcttcttttttcccccaccccatgctcactTTCCTGGCCCCACCTACCTGCCCCTGTCTGCCAGCACCTTGCCCACCGTCTCCGTCGCCACCATCAGCGATGTCAACGACGTCCTCCCCTAGCCGTGGCTCCCCCTGCTGTGAGTGCTGCACCCCACATTCTGCCTTCCTGTCCCATGCATGCTTTCTGCACTCCTcttaggggtggtggtggggttttGTGTCTGCTGATACCACCAAGCCTAAACTATGTTCTTACTTTCTCCCAGGGTAAACGTAGCCGCCGTAGAGGAGGCTGTGACTCCAAGATGGCTGCCCGGCGGCGCTCCCGAACCCAGCCACTGCCTCCAGTTCACCCATCACAGCCTCCAGAGTCCCCAGAgctggtgaggccctggtgggcaGGGGGAAGGCACAACCTTATCCTTACCAAGTACTTGCCCTGACCCCCCCATTTGCCTCTGCAGCACCCCAGAGCCCTGGCCCCCTCGCCACCTGCCGAGTTCATCTATTACTGTGTAGACGAGGACGAGCTAGTGAGTGGCCCCACCCTACCTGGACAAGCCTAGACTCTCCCAGGGCACTTGGTTAAGCCCAAAGAAGCAGCTGCTGCAATGGGCCTAATAGGGGAACAGCAAGGCACAGTAACGGGTACTAGTATGGGGTGAGCAGACAGTGGGGGAGGGACTAACATGGGATCGACAGGTGCAGCAACAGTACTTAGTGGTCAGATAAATCAACTCTGGTGGGGCTGATAGCATAGTGAATGGATTTCACATAGGCTGAGCAAGTACAGCAGGCACAATGGAAGCAGCTACAGAGGGTCAGCAAAATTCTGCTGGAAATGGGGGTCAGAGACATTGTCTTAATAGCCACTGGTCTAGCAGATGACGTGACAGATACGGTGTTGGAGCAGCCACCATCCTGACAGTACTGGGCACTATCCAGTATAGTGATAGTGCCTGGTGTTGGACTCACAGATGCTGAGGTGTGACTAAGACCAACGCACAGCCTGTTTCCTCCGATGGGGCTAGTGAAGGAGCAACAGGAACAGCACTGTCAGTAATAGCACCCTCCTTTTGCCTGTCCCCCAGCAGCCTTACACGAACCGCCGGCAGAACCGCAAGTGTGGGGCCTGTGCCGCCTGCCTACGCCGGATGGACTGTGGTCACTGCGACTTCTGCTGTGACAAGCCCAAATTTGGGGGCAACAACCAGAAGCGCCAGAAGTGTCGTTGGCGCCAATGCCTACAGTTTGCCATGGTGGGTGGGGCAGGATAGGTTGGTGGGTGGGCCAAGTTGATCCAGGGCCTCCAGTGCCTGGGAGTGGTGGGTAGGTCCAGCAGCTGAGTGGGGCAGTCCAGTTGGGTTCTGTGTCTTCAGAGGAGTAGGCGGGGCAATAGGTTCAGCCAAAGATTGGCAAATGAAGGATCTGGGTGTCAGTGGCATTGCTAACAGGAGACCAGCAGGCTCGATGATGAGGGCCTCATGGGTAAGCAGATTCTGTGCCAGCACTAATGAGCACCTGCAGGCACATTTGTCAGGACAGGGTGGTATAGTTGGTCATCGCACCAGGTGGCCATAACATCCTGTCTTTCTTCAGAAGCGGCTGCTGCCTAGCGTCTGGGCAGGATCTGAGGATGGGGCAGGGCCACCACCATCTTACTCTCGTCGAAAGAGACCTGGTTCTACTCGACGGCCTCGTCTGGGCCAGATACTGAAGACCTCCTTGACTACACCCACAGCCCTATCAGGCTGTGCCCAGACTCCAGTGAAACAGGAAACGGACAGTGGCTTTGTGCTCCCCCCACCTGGCACCGACCTTGTGTTCTTACGGGAAGGTGCAGGCAGTCCTGTGCAGGTGCCTGGCCCTGCTGCAACTTCCACAGAAGCCCTGTTGCAGGTGAGGGTCTCATCTTATCCTGCCCTTCCCAGCCCTACCCAGCCTTGTGCCAGAAAGCTGGGACCAAGTCTGCTGCAATCCTCCTTCACACAGGAGGCCCAGTGCCCTGGCCTGAGTTGGGTTGTGGCCTTACCCCAGGTGAAGCAAGAGAAGGCGGATGCCCAGGAAGACTGGACACCGGGCACAGCCATCCTGACTTCTCCTGTATTGCTGTCTGG harbors:
- the MBD1 gene encoding methyl-CpG-binding domain protein 1 isoform X12, whose translation is MAPMAEDWLDCPALGPGWKRREVFRKSGATCGRSDTYYQSPTGDRIRSKVELTRYLGPACDLTLFDFKQGILCYPAPKAPSLDVPGRKRKKPSRPAKTQKRQVGPQKGEVRKEAPGDETKAVADTALASLPAPGCCENCGISFSGDGTRRQRLKTLCKDCRAQRIAFNREQRMFKRVGCGECAACQVTEDCGACSTCLLQLPHEVASGLFCKCERRRCLRIVERSRGCGVCRGCQTREDCGHCRVCLRPPRPGLRRQWRCVQRRCLRGKRSRRRGGCDSKMAARRRSRTQPLPPVHPSQPPESPELHPRALAPSPPAEFIYYCVDEDELQPYTNRRQNRKCGACAACLRRMDCGHCDFCCDKPKFGGNNQKRQKCRWRQCLQFAMKRLLPSVWAGSEDGAGPPPSYSRRKRPGSTRRPRLGQILKTSLTTPTALSGCAQTPVKQETDSGFVLPPPGTDLVFLREGAGSPVQVPGPAATSTEALLQEAQCPGLSWVVALPQVKQEKADAQEDWTPGTAILTSPVLLSGCPSKAVDPGLPPVKQEPLDPEEDKEEENKDDSASDSAPEEEAGGAGTPVITEIFSLGGTRLRDTAVWLPRAGNQEGKMDIKCGRRRTLWRARERAGTSEDGLEPMSVSHHLQLR
- the MBD1 gene encoding methyl-CpG-binding domain protein 1 isoform X5, which produces MAPMAEDWLDCPALGPGWKRREVFRKSGATCGRSDTYYQSPTGDRIRSKVELTRYLGPACDLTLFDFKQGILCYPAPKAPSLDVPGRKRKKPSRPAKTQKRQVGPQKGEVRKEAPGDETKAVADTALASLPAPGCCENCGISFSGDGTRRQRLKTLCKDCRAQRIAFNREQRMFKRVGCGECAACQVTEDCGACSTCLLQLPHEVASGLFCKCERRRCLRIVERSRGCGVCRGCQTREDCGHCRVCLRPPRPGLRRQWRCVQRRCLRHLAHRLRRHHQRCQRRPPLAVAPPAGKRSRRRGGCDSKMAARRRSRTQPLPPVHPSQPPESPELQPYTNRRQNRKCGACAACLRRMDCGHCDFCCDKPKFGGNNQKRQKCRWRQCLQFAMKRLLPSVWAGSEDGAGPPPSYSRRKRPGSTRRPRLGQILKTSLTTPTALSGCAQTPVKQETDSGFVLPPPGTDLVFLREGAGSPVQVPGPAATSTEALLQEAQCPGLSWVVALPQVKQEKADAQEDWTPGTAILTSPVLLSGCPSKAVDPGLPPVKQEPLDPEEDKEEENKDDSASDSAPEEEAGGAGTPVITEIFSLGGTRLRDTAVWLPSLQGRQSGREDGYKVWETEDTLACTRTSWNQRGWPRTHVSVSPPPTSMMWVSCRRSWCPSSQS
- the MBD1 gene encoding methyl-CpG-binding domain protein 1 isoform X13; amino-acid sequence: MAPMAEDWLDCPALGPGWKRREVFRKSGATCGRSDTYYQSPTGDRIRSKVELTRYLGPACDLTLFDFKQGILCYPAPKAPSLDVPGRKRKKPSRPAKTQKRQVGPQKGEVRKEAPGDETKAVADTALASLPAPGCCENCGISFSGDGTRRQRLKTLCKDCRAQRIAFNREQRMFKRVGCGECAACQVTEDCGACSTCLLQLPHEVASGLFCKCERRRCLRIVERSRGCGVCRGCQTREDCGHCRVCLRPPRPGLRRQWRCVQRRCLRGKRSRRRGGCDSKMAARRRSRTQPLPPVHPSQPPESPELHPRALAPSPPAEFIYYCVDEDELPYTNRRQNRKCGACAACLRRMDCGHCDFCCDKPKFGGNNQKRQKCRWRQCLQFAMKRLLPSVWAGSEDGAGPPPSYSRRKRPGSTRRPRLGQILKTSLTTPTALSGCAQTPVKQETDSGFVLPPPGTDLVFLREGAGSPVQVPGPAATSTEALLQEAQCPGLSWVVALPQVKQEKADAQEDWTPGTAILTSPVLLSGCPSKAVDPGLPPVKQEPLDPEEDKEEENKDDSASDSAPEEEAGGAGTPVITEIFSLGGTRLRDTAVWLPRAGNQEGKMDIKCGRRRTLWRARERAGTSEDGLEPMSVSHHLQLR
- the MBD1 gene encoding methyl-CpG-binding domain protein 1 isoform X35 — encoded protein: MAPMAEDWLDCPALGPGWKRREVFRKSGATCGRSDTYYQSPTGDRIRSKVELTRYLGPACDLTLFDFKQGILCYPAPKAPSLDVPGRKRKKPSRPAKTQKRQVGPQKGEVRKEAPGDETKAVADTALASLPAPGCCENCGISFSGDGTRRQRLKTLCKDCRAQRIAFNREQRMFKRVGCGECAACQVTEDCGACSTCLLQLPHEVASGLFCKCERRRCLRIVERSRGCGVCRGCQTREDCGHCRVCLRPPRPGLRRQWRCVQRRCLRGKRSRRRGGCDSKMAARRRSRTQPLPPVHPSQPPESPELQPYTNRRQNRKCGACAACLRRMDCGHCDFCCDKPKFGGNNQKRQKCRWRQCLQFAMKRLLPSVWAGSEDGAGPPPSYSRRKRPGSTRRPRLGQILKTSLTTPTALSGCAQTPVKQETDSGFVLPPPGTDLVFLREGAGSPVQVPGPAATSTEALLQAVDPGLPPVKQEPLDPEEDKEEENKDDSASDSAPEEEAGGAGTPVITEIFSLGGTRLRDTAVWLPSLQGRQSGREDGYKVWETEDTLACTRTSWNQRGWPRTHVSVSPPPTSMMWVSCRRSWCPSSQS
- the MBD1 gene encoding methyl-CpG-binding domain protein 1 isoform X33 encodes the protein MAPMAEDWLDCPALGPGWKRREVFRKSGATCGRSDTYYQSPTGDRIRSKVELTRYLGPACDLTLFDFKQGILCYPAPKAPSLDVPGRKRKKPSRPAKTQKRQVGPQKGEVRKEAPGDETKAVADTALASLPAPGCCENCGISFSGDGTRRQRLKTLCKDCRAQRIAFNREQRMFKRVGCGECAACQVTEDCGACSTCLLQLPHEVASGLFCKCERRRCLRIVERSRGCGVCRGCQTREDCGHCRVCLRPPRPGLRRQWRCVQRRCLRGKRSRRRGGCDSKMAARRRSRTQPLPPVHPSQPPESPELHPRALAPSPPAEFIYYCVDEDELQPYTNRRQNRKCGACAACLRRMDCGHCDFCCDKPKFGGNNQKRQKCRWRQCLQFAMKRLLPSVWAGSEDGAGPPPSYSRRKRPGSTRRPRLGQILKTSLTTPTALSGCAQTPVKQETDSGFVLPPPGTDLVFLREGAGSPVQVPGPAATSTEALLQVKQEKADAQEDWTPGTAILTSPVLLSGCPSKAVDPGLPPVKQEPLDPEEDKEEENKDDSASDSAPEEEAGGAGTPVITEIFSLGGTRLRDTAVWLPRSKDLKKPGARKQ